A region from the Pontixanthobacter aestiaquae genome encodes:
- the hpf gene encoding ribosome hibernation-promoting factor, HPF/YfiA family gives MDIRVSGHQVETGAALQEHVSDRLNGIVDKYFSRAISSNVTLGKAPAGAFSCDIVTHVMQGTVLKSHAEAHDAHQAFDQAATKIETQCRRYKRRLKDRHEQADHAAREEEAAYTIFAAKESDEPEVEEVGDDAPMIVAETKVDIPEASVADAVMMLDLRDTNAMFFKNAGTGRHNMVYRRRDGSIGWVEPS, from the coding sequence ATGGATATTCGTGTTTCAGGCCATCAAGTGGAAACCGGTGCAGCGCTGCAGGAGCATGTGTCTGACCGCCTGAACGGGATAGTTGATAAATATTTCAGCCGAGCGATCTCCTCTAATGTCACACTCGGCAAAGCGCCTGCGGGCGCGTTTAGCTGTGATATCGTGACACATGTCATGCAGGGCACTGTACTAAAAAGTCATGCGGAGGCGCATGATGCACATCAGGCCTTCGATCAGGCGGCTACCAAGATCGAAACGCAGTGCCGCCGCTATAAGCGCCGCCTCAAAGACCGGCACGAACAAGCCGATCATGCCGCGCGCGAAGAGGAAGCGGCCTACACGATTTTCGCGGCCAAAGAGTCTGATGAACCGGAAGTGGAAGAAGTCGGCGATGACGCTCCGATGATCGTTGCGGAAACGAAAGTGGATATTCCAGAGGCCAGCGTTGCCGATGCTGTTATGATGCTCGATCTGCGCGACACAAACGCAATGTTCTTCAAAAATGCTGGAACTGGACGGCATAATATGGTTTATCGCCGACGAGATGGCTCGATCGGTTGGGTAGAACCAAGCTAG
- the dnaQ gene encoding DNA polymerase III subunit epsilon yields MREIVFDTETTGLDPKSGDRMVEMGCVEMVNRVATGNTYHAYYNPERDMPAGAEAVHGLSSAFLSDKPLFRDIAQELLDFMGDSPLVAHNAGFDFGFLNNELALIDREPINLDRMVDTVAIARKKHPGAKNSLDALCSRYGVDRSHRVKHGALLDAELLAQVYVELLGGRQIGLELAAESKAVTVTGAAAARTASREFRAPRAHTPSAKELARHQAFIKTIEAPLWNK; encoded by the coding sequence ATGCGTGAGATCGTCTTTGACACCGAGACAACCGGACTGGACCCCAAAAGCGGGGACCGCATGGTTGAAATGGGCTGTGTCGAAATGGTCAACCGGGTTGCTACGGGCAACACCTATCATGCCTATTACAACCCCGAGCGCGATATGCCTGCAGGCGCGGAAGCGGTGCATGGCTTGTCCAGCGCCTTCCTCTCAGACAAACCTCTGTTTCGCGATATCGCGCAGGAATTGCTCGATTTTATGGGCGATTCGCCGCTCGTCGCGCATAACGCAGGGTTCGATTTCGGCTTTCTCAATAATGAGCTTGCCTTGATCGACCGTGAGCCGATCAATCTCGACCGGATGGTCGACACCGTGGCAATTGCGCGCAAAAAGCACCCTGGCGCAAAGAATTCGCTCGATGCGCTCTGTTCGCGTTACGGCGTCGATCGCAGTCACCGGGTTAAGCACGGCGCGCTGCTTGATGCCGAGTTGCTCGCGCAAGTGTATGTCGAATTGCTCGGCGGCCGGCAGATCGGTTTGGAACTTGCGGCTGAATCAAAGGCTGTAACTGTTACGGGAGCTGCAGCCGCACGAACAGCATCCCGCGAATTTCGTGCGCCGCGTGCGCACACTCCATCAGCAAAAGAACTCGCCCGCCATCAAGCGTTTATAAAGACAATCGAGGCACCCCTGTGGAACAAGTAG